Proteins co-encoded in one Bacillus paramycoides genomic window:
- a CDS encoding major tail protein: MENKVVFGLKKVHYSVITEDSSGKITYGTPEKLPGAVEMKLDPKGEQSDFWADDSNYYTDSSNQGYEGTLNIANITEAFRTDVLGEILDEDDQVLTEVSNAKIKRIALMFEFDGDVKATRHLLYNVSVSRPGFGSSTKSDKTEPNITELKFVASQHPETLKVKTSTKVTTPVGIYDAWYTKVYEKVVGA, from the coding sequence ATGGAAAATAAGGTTGTTTTCGGTCTAAAGAAAGTGCATTATAGCGTGATTACTGAAGATTCATCAGGAAAAATCACATATGGTACGCCAGAAAAATTACCAGGAGCAGTTGAAATGAAGTTAGATCCAAAAGGTGAACAGTCGGACTTCTGGGCTGATGATAGTAACTATTACACTGATTCTAGCAACCAAGGATACGAGGGTACATTAAATATTGCTAATATCACTGAGGCATTTCGAACGGACGTATTAGGTGAAATTTTGGATGAAGACGATCAAGTTCTAACAGAAGTTTCAAATGCAAAAATTAAGAGAATCGCTCTTATGTTTGAATTTGATGGTGATGTAAAAGCGACTCGTCATTTACTGTACAACGTGTCTGTATCACGACCTGGTTTTGGTTCTTCTACAAAAAGCGATAAAACAGAGCCTAATATAACTGAATTAAAATTCGTTGCATCGCAGCATCCTGAAACACTTAAAGTGAAAACTTCTACAAAGGTAACTACACCAGTTGGTATTTATGACGCTTGGTATACAAAAGTTTATGAGAAAGTTGTGGGGGCATAA